From one Thunnus maccoyii chromosome 6, fThuMac1.1, whole genome shotgun sequence genomic stretch:
- the fzd9b gene encoding frizzled-9b, whose protein sequence is MSMDGCPLKVVIFLWCLLVISGSSFEIGSYDLERGRPAKCEPIVIPMCEGIGYNLTRMPNFMDHDDQKEAAIKLNEFAPLVAYGCDVHLRFFLCSLYAPMCTDKVSTSIPACRPMCEQARERCAPIMKKFSYTWPDSLDCSKLPTRNDPNALCMEAPENETRTEGKKGEGMLPVAPRPRQPGTSSGRSPGSIGSCENPDKFQFVDKSQSCAPRCSPAVDVFWSRQDKDFAFIWMTVWSILCFISTAFTVLTFLLEPHRFQYPERPIIFLSMCYNVYSVAFIIRSVAGAENIACDREHGELYIIQEGLESTGCTIVFLILYYFGMASSIWWVILTLTWFLAAGKKWGHEAIEAHSNYFHMAAWGIPALKTIIILTMRKVAGDELTGLCYVGSMDSGALTGFVLIPLSCYLVIGTSFILTGFVALFHIRKVMKTEGTNTEKLEKLMVKIGIYSILYTVPATCVIVCYFYERLNMDYWKLRGLQMKCGSFSGHSSDCSLQTSVPTVAVFMLKIFMSLVVGITSGVWVWSSKTLQTWQGLCSRKLTDRTSSRKPCSGVSCGSTHCHYKSPAVVLHMAKTDLHSDNPTHV, encoded by the coding sequence ATGAGCATGGATGGTTGTCCGTTGAAGGTGGTGATTTTTCTGTGGTGTCTGCTGGTGATTTCTGGCTCCAGCTTTGAGATCGGCTCCTACGACCTGGAGCGAGGCAGACCGGCCAAGTGCGAGCCCATCGTGATCCCCATGTGCGAGGGGATCGGCTACAACCTGACCCGCATGCCCAACTTCATGGACCACGACGACCAGAAGGAGGCTGCCATCAAGCTGAACGAGTTCGCCCCTCTGGTGGCTTATGGCTGTGATGTGCACCTCCgcttcttcctctgctccctCTACGCCCCCATGTGCACGGACAAAGTGTCGACCTCCATCCCCGCCTGCAGACCCATGTGTGAGCAGGCCAGGGAGAGGTGTGCACCCATCATGAAGAAGTTCAGCTACACCTGGCCGGACTCGCTGGACTGCTCCAAGCTGCCCACCAGAAACGACCCCAACGCTTTGTGCATGGAGGCCCCCGAGAATGAAACCAGAACTGAGGGCAAGAAAGGCGAAGGCATGCTCCCGGTGGCCCCTCGCCCCAGGCAGCCGGGCACCAGCAGCGGACGCTCACCGGGCAGCATCGGCTCGTGTGAGAACCCAGACAAGTTCCAGTTTGTGGACAAGAGCCAGTCGTGTGCTCCGCGCTGCTCCCCCGCCGTGGATGTCTTCTGGTCCAGGCAGGACAAGGACTTTGCCTTCATTTGGATGACAGTGTGGTCCATCCTGTGCTTCATCTCCACTGCCTTCACCGTCCTGACCTTCCTCCTGGAGCCGCACCGCTTCCAGTATCCCGAGAGGCccatcatcttcctctccaTGTGCTACAACGTCTACTCTGTGGCCTTCATCATCCGCTCGGTGGCTGGGGCTGAGAACATCGCCTGCGACCGAGAACACGGCGAGCTGTACATCATCCAGGAAGGGCTGGAGTCCACAGGCTGCACCATCGTCTTCCTCATCCTCTACTACTTTGGCATGGCCTCCTCTATCTGGTGGGTCATCCTCACCCTCACCTGGTTCCTGGCAGCGGGGAAGAAGTGGGGCCATGAGGCCATCGAAGCTCACAGCAACTACTTCCACATGGCCGCTTGGGGTATCCCCGCTCTGAAGACCATCATCATCCTGACAATGAGGAAGGTGGCAGGGGACGAGCTGACAGGGCTTTGCTACGTAGGGAGCATGGACTCGGGGGCGCTCACCGGGTTCgtcctcatccctctctcctgcTACCTGGTCATCGGCACCTCCTTCATCCTCACCGGCTTCGTGGCTCTCTTCCACATCCGGAAGGTGATGAAGACCGAAGGCACCAACACGGAGAAGCTGGAGAAGCTCATGGTGAAAATCGGCATCTACTCCATCCTCTACACGGTGCCGGCCACCTGCGTCATCGTCTGCTACTTTTACGAGAGGCTCAACATGGACTACTGGAAGCTGAGGGGGCTGCAGATGAAGTGCGGCTCGTTCAGCGGTCACAGCAGCGACTGTTCGCTGCAGACGTCCGTGCCAACCGTGGCCGTCTTCATGCTGAAGATCTTCATGTCGCTGGTGGTGGGCATCACCAGTGGCGTGTGGGTGTGGAGCTCTAAGACCTTGCAGACCTGGCAGGGCCTGTGCAGCAGGAAGCTGACGGACAGGACTAGTAGCAGGAAACCCTGCAGCGGCGTGAGCTGCGGCAGCACGCACTGCCACTACAAATCTCCTGCTGTGGTCCTGCACATGGCCAAGACTGACCTGCACTCAGACAATCCTACACACGTCTGA